TGCCAGAGTTACGGTATTTCCTAAACTCTTCACCCGGCTTATCATCTACATAGGCGTGGCCTTTCTCTAGAAGCTCCTTTATAATCTGGTAGTATATTGGCATGCGTAGGCTCTGTATGTATTCCTCGTCCCAGCGGATGCCTAGCCACTCTAGATCCTGCTTTATCAGCTCGTATGCCTCGGGTAGCGGGGTCTTTGTACGGGGATCCGTGTCCTCGAATCGAAGTATCATCTTCCCCTTGTATATCACCTTGTACTCGTAACTGAGTATAGCCGGCCTCGCATTGCCAAGGTGTATCACGAAGTCAGGGTTAGGCGCAAAGCGTGTAACAATTTTGCCCTCCTCTGCCCCGGGGAGCGGAGGTAGCGTCTTCTCCTGCTCCTTAGGCTTGCTGAGCTTCTCTAGCACCCAGCTATACTTCTCTTCGAGTAGCCTCTTCTGCTCATCCAAAGAGAGCTTGTTTACCTCAGCTACGACCTCGCGTACTATCGCCACTATCTCACGGGCATGAGGCCTTAGCTCGGGCTTTTCAGCCATAATCTTGCCCATTACGGGACCTACAGCAGCACGCCCACCGTGTTCAACAGCATTGACAAGCGCGTAAGCTCTTGCTAGCTCGCGCAGTTCGTCAGGATTGTACTTCAATCTCCTTTACCACCTCCCGCGGCGCTACCAAGACTATGTTCCTATCCGGCCCGGATTCAGGCGAAGAGTAGATGTACACTATAACACCTTCCACATGGCTTCTAATATGACGCACCTCAAACTTCCGTGTCGCTATAAAGCCTATAGTATCCTCAATACCGACCTTGCTGCCCTCACACACCTCTACGGCTACACGCATTCCCTCTAGAGGTATAGGCTCAACGTAGCTTCCAGCCTCTACTAGGAGTCCACGCCGATAGTCCGGCGGAAGTACCACTATGAAGCTCCTTGTACATTTCTTGGCGACAAGGTCTACTATACTGTCGAGTTCCACGCCATATATCGCCTTTCCAAAACATCTAGCATCCTTTGGACACTCCATAGAACGTTTTGCTATACTGTCCCTTAATACTAGGAACTCGTCAGAATCCAGGCCCTCTATAAATAATTGGGGAATAAGGTAGGGTGATTTGTGACAGCCCTCGACCTGCTCCGACACGCCTGTGCTACCTCGTACGGGATACCGCAAATCTCGCAAGCTCTTCAAGCATTTCCCTGTACTCGTTCTCCGGAAGCACCTTTAACGCTGCTAGGGCTTGTTCGACATACCGGCGTGCCAGCTCCTCAGCATACTCTATGCCACCAGCCTCCTTTATGAGCTTGGCTGCCTCTTCAAGTTCTTCGCGGCCTGCATCGCGGTTTCCAAGCACTTTTTCAAGCTTCTCGCGCGCATCACCCTCGAGCTTGCTTAGAGCGTACAGTATTGGCAGAGTCTTTTTCCCCTCTCTTATGTCGCTATAGATGGGCTTACCTAGCTCACTTTCTTCACCTGCAATACCCAGTATGTCGTCACGTATCTGGAATGCTATGCCAAGACTCTTACCGTAGCTTGCAAGCGACGATAGTATGTTCTCGTCACTTGTAGCTACGAGGCCGCCAAGGACCGCAGATGCTTCGAAGAGGGCTCCTGTCTTTTTATATATCATCTTGAGGTAATCCTCTACGTCTACATACTCTTCTTCCTCGAACATCATATCCATTGCCTGACCTTCGGCTACGATAGAGGACGCTTGTGCTAACACACGTACAGCTTTTGCTACTCTCTCAGCTGGTACACCCTTGTCACGTGCGTCTGTTAACGCCTCAAACGCCTTGGCATAGAGCAAGTCACCAGCCGTTATAGCTAGAGGTTCGCCCCATAGCTTGTGCACTGTCGGCACGCCTCGACGAAAATCGTCACGGTCCATTATATCGTCGTGAACTAGGGTGAAGTTGTGAACCAGCTCGACAGCTGCTGCAAATGGGAGAGCCTTCTCGGCTTCCTCTCCTAGGGCTTCTGTTGTAGCTACAACAATGACAGGGCGTAGTCTCTTACCACCAGCTCTTATAAGGTGGAGTGCAGCATTATATAGCTCTTCGGGCTCGCCATGGACACGTGCATAAATGTAGCCGTCAACGAGCCCTGCTACTCTTGTTATATAGCTGCGCAGCCTCTCGGAGAGCTGAGTCAAGACCGTCTTAACCTCCTAGAGCCTATATCCGAGGCTACGGGGTAGGCGAGCAGCCACTACCGAGCTTGAATAACAACCGGGGGCCATTAAGGTATAACTCAGCGCTAATCCCCCGTGCTTCCATGAGGCTTAGCAACCGCTGGCCTAGTATTATGTTGGTGCTCCGCAACTCTGCAAGATCCTTTGAACCAGTTAGAAACATTGCTATCCTGAGCTCCATTATCATCCTCTTAAGGAGGTTTAGGATCGCGTGTCCACCTCCCTGCACATATGCATTTATGACGGGTAAGGCTAGCCCTGCAACATCCGCCCCGAGAGCTATGGCCTTGGCGACATCAAGACCCGATCTTATGCCACCACTGGCTATTATACAAGCATCTGGCGCAGCCCATCTAGTCTCAACAATGGCTTGTGCAGTTGGCACTCCAAAACCAGAGAATGTTGACGCTGCAGCGGCTAGTAATTCGTCGCCTTTTGCTCGAGCTCTGTACTGTTCTACTTTTACCCAGCTCGTACCACCGGCACCCGCTACGTCTATGATTTTTATACCCACTGCCCTTAGCAGAGTAGCCGCCTCTAGACCTATGCCATGACCGGTCTCCTTGACTATTATCGGCTTTCCCAGTACGTCTGCTAGTTCTCTTATCTTGTCTACCACACCAACATAATCTGTATCGCCTTCTGGCTGAAAAGCCTCCTGTGCAGCATTAAGATGTATTGCCACAGCGTCAGCATCAATCATTTCTATTGCCTTTGTTAACTCTTTAATGCCATAACCTTTGACTAATTGTGGCGCACCTATATTGGCAACTATCACTGCTGAAGGAGCACATTTACGCACAATAGAGAACGTATAGGCTAGGTTTGGATTCTCTATTGCTGCACGTTGACTACCAACACCCATCATAAGCCCTAGCTCTTCAACAGCTTTAGCAATAGCACAGTTTATCTCAGCTGCAACAGCATGTCCACCAGTCATACCGGTAACCATTATTGGCGCTGACAGCCTCTTTCCAAGAAACTCGATGCTTGTGTCGATATCGTTGAGAGACGTCTCGGGAAGCGCTTTGTATACAAGCACTACATCATCGAGCAATGCTGAAGTCCAATCATGGTCTACACGACTGTCGACGGTTATTCTGATATGATCAAGCTTCCTAGGCGATGTAGTCGCCATTTTAGCCACCTTTTACTACGCCATAATTGTTATCAAGGGATAGTCTGATTGTACTACTCATAAAC
The window above is part of the Pyrodictium delaneyi genome. Proteins encoded here:
- a CDS encoding DUF2118 family protein; the protein is MSEQVEGCHKSPYLIPQLFIEGLDSDEFLVLRDSIAKRSMECPKDARCFGKAIYGVELDSIVDLVAKKCTRSFIVVLPPDYRRGLLVEAGSYVEPIPLEGMRVAVEVCEGSKVGIEDTIGFIATRKFEVRHIRSHVEGVIVYIYSSPESGPDRNIVLVAPREVVKEIEVQS
- a CDS encoding polyprenyl synthetase family protein; amino-acid sequence: MTQLSERLRSYITRVAGLVDGYIYARVHGEPEELYNAALHLIRAGGKRLRPVIVVATTEALGEEAEKALPFAAAVELVHNFTLVHDDIMDRDDFRRGVPTVHKLWGEPLAITAGDLLYAKAFEALTDARDKGVPAERVAKAVRVLAQASSIVAEGQAMDMMFEEEEYVDVEDYLKMIYKKTGALFEASAVLGGLVATSDENILSSLASYGKSLGIAFQIRDDILGIAGEESELGKPIYSDIREGKKTLPILYALSKLEGDAREKLEKVLGNRDAGREELEEAAKLIKEAGGIEYAEELARRYVEQALAALKVLPENEYREMLEELARFAVSRTR
- the fni gene encoding type 2 isopentenyl-diphosphate Delta-isomerase, giving the protein MATTSPRKLDHIRITVDSRVDHDWTSALLDDVVLVYKALPETSLNDIDTSIEFLGKRLSAPIMVTGMTGGHAVAAEINCAIAKAVEELGLMMGVGSQRAAIENPNLAYTFSIVRKCAPSAVIVANIGAPQLVKGYGIKELTKAIEMIDADAVAIHLNAAQEAFQPEGDTDYVGVVDKIRELADVLGKPIIVKETGHGIGLEAATLLRAVGIKIIDVAGAGGTSWVKVEQYRARAKGDELLAAAASTFSGFGVPTAQAIVETRWAAPDACIIASGGIRSGLDVAKAIALGADVAGLALPVINAYVQGGGHAILNLLKRMIMELRIAMFLTGSKDLAELRSTNIILGQRLLSLMEARGISAELYLNGPRLLFKLGSGCSPTP